In Halorubrum sp. BV1, the following proteins share a genomic window:
- a CDS encoding aminopeptidase P family protein — translation MTGEKGAGGETGTGGEAGADGGAETKTAADIHATRRDRAADRLREADAEGLICFPSRNLRYLTGFTAEPDERHFFLVVPAADHSCDGPVFFVPALYESDVRSETTVADVRTWADGDDPATAVRDLLAECGLREGRLLVDDTMWATFTQDLRAVAPDAAWGLASEALAPLRVRKDETELAAIRAAAAAADATVGDLRDLGADAVGMTEAELADWIVDRMEAHGGRGTAFGPIVGSGPNGANPHHGHGDREIKAGEPVVCDFGTRVDGYPSDQTRTLVFGGDPPAAYAEVHEVVREAQAAAVDAVEPGVPAEAVDRAARTVIEDAGYGDAFVHRTGHGVGLDVHEEPYLVAGNDRRLEPGMVFSVEPGIYLDGRFGCRIEDLVVVTEGGCERLNDTDRGWR, via the coding sequence TCGCGCGGCCGACCGGCTCCGCGAGGCCGACGCCGAGGGTCTGATCTGTTTCCCGAGCCGCAACCTCCGGTACCTCACCGGGTTCACGGCGGAACCCGACGAGAGACACTTCTTTCTCGTCGTACCGGCGGCCGATCACTCCTGTGACGGACCGGTGTTTTTCGTTCCGGCCCTGTACGAGAGCGACGTCCGATCGGAGACGACGGTCGCGGACGTGCGGACGTGGGCGGACGGCGACGACCCGGCGACCGCCGTCCGCGACCTGCTCGCCGAGTGCGGCCTCCGCGAGGGTCGGCTCCTCGTCGACGACACCATGTGGGCGACGTTCACGCAGGACCTCCGCGCGGTCGCGCCGGACGCGGCGTGGGGGCTCGCGAGCGAGGCGCTCGCGCCCCTCCGCGTGCGCAAAGACGAGACCGAACTGGCGGCGATACGGGCGGCGGCCGCGGCCGCGGACGCGACCGTCGGCGACCTCCGCGACCTCGGCGCGGACGCGGTGGGGATGACGGAGGCCGAACTCGCCGACTGGATCGTCGACCGCATGGAGGCACACGGCGGTCGCGGGACCGCCTTCGGTCCCATCGTCGGATCCGGGCCGAACGGCGCGAACCCGCATCACGGCCACGGCGATCGCGAGATTAAGGCTGGCGAGCCCGTCGTGTGCGACTTCGGCACGCGAGTCGACGGCTACCCGTCCGACCAGACGCGGACGCTCGTCTTCGGCGGCGACCCGCCCGCGGCGTACGCGGAGGTCCACGAGGTCGTCCGCGAGGCGCAGGCCGCCGCGGTCGACGCCGTCGAGCCGGGCGTCCCCGCCGAGGCCGTCGACCGGGCGGCCAGAACGGTCATCGAGGACGCGGGCTACGGCGACGCGTTCGTCCACCGGACCGGTCACGGCGTGGGGCTCGACGTCCACGAGGAGCCGTACCTCGTCGCGGGCAACGACCGGCGGCTGGAGCCGGGGATGGTGTTCTCCGTCGAGCCCGGGATCTACCTCGACGGGCGGTTCGGCTGCCGGATCGAGGACCTCGTCGTCGTCACAGAGGGGGGTTGCGAGCGACTGAACGACACCGACCGCGGCTGGCGCTGA
- a CDS encoding NAD(P)/FAD-dependent oxidoreductase, protein MTDDPVEHRRLIIAGTGISGLTAGIYAARSNNDPLLVEGDEPGGQLTLTTDVENYPGFPEGISGPDLINNMKEQAKKFGADTRNGIIEDVSKAPAGHFRVELSDGDVYTADAVIAASGASARTLGVPGEDELMGYGLSTCATCDGAFFRGEDMLVVGGGDAAMEEANFLTKFADTVYIAHRREEFRAEDVWIDRTMEKVDDGEIELLLNTELTEIHGTPEEGVDHVTLVEHPGGHPKEKLEDDATADEVDEYDFDVGAVFFAIGHTPNTDFLEGIGVETDDDGYLITEGGRGGDQTDTGVDGLFGAGDVVDFHYQQAVTAAGMGCQAALDADEYLTERERAGELYEPEVDAATADD, encoded by the coding sequence ATGACCGACGACCCCGTCGAACACCGCCGACTGATCATCGCCGGCACAGGCATCTCCGGGCTCACCGCCGGGATCTACGCCGCGCGGTCGAACAACGACCCCTTGCTCGTAGAGGGCGACGAGCCGGGCGGCCAGCTCACGCTCACCACCGACGTGGAGAACTATCCCGGCTTCCCCGAAGGGATCTCCGGCCCAGACCTCATCAACAACATGAAAGAGCAGGCGAAGAAGTTCGGCGCGGACACCCGAAACGGGATCATCGAGGACGTCTCGAAGGCACCCGCGGGTCACTTCCGAGTCGAACTCTCCGACGGCGACGTCTACACCGCGGACGCCGTGATCGCCGCCTCCGGTGCCAGCGCGCGAACGCTCGGCGTGCCGGGCGAAGACGAGCTGATGGGGTACGGCCTCTCGACGTGTGCGACGTGTGACGGCGCGTTCTTCCGCGGCGAGGACATGCTCGTCGTCGGCGGCGGCGACGCGGCCATGGAGGAGGCGAACTTCCTCACGAAGTTCGCGGACACGGTCTACATCGCGCACCGTCGCGAGGAGTTCCGCGCCGAGGACGTCTGGATCGACCGGACGATGGAGAAGGTCGACGACGGCGAAATCGAGCTTCTGTTGAACACCGAACTCACCGAGATCCACGGTACGCCGGAAGAGGGCGTCGACCACGTCACCTTGGTCGAGCACCCGGGCGGCCACCCCAAAGAGAAACTGGAGGACGACGCGACCGCAGACGAGGTCGATGAGTACGACTTTGACGTGGGCGCGGTGTTCTTCGCGATCGGCCACACACCGAACACCGACTTCTTGGAGGGAATCGGGGTCGAGACCGACGACGACGGCTACCTGATCACCGAGGGCGGCCGCGGCGGTGACCAGACCGACACGGGCGTCGACGGCCTGTTCGGCGCGGGCGACGTGGTCGACTTCCACTACCAGCAGGCGGTTACCGCCGCCGGGATGGGGTGTCAAGCCGCGCTCGACGCCGACGAGTACCTCACCGAGCGGGAGCGCGCCGGCGAGTTATACGAGCCCGAGGTCGACGCGGCGACCGCGGACGACTAG
- a CDS encoding bifunctional oligoribonuclease/PAP phosphatase NrnA, whose product MTRRLLLGCSAVGNKFVERTRDDRDELVAVTDDSGWASTLRDRNVAVVEADPTDRSAYPADAAVVFVAGDDPARNVAAARAASSRYPDATIVAYVGDDPTSDQRATLDAVADRVVDPVEAIAARVVEATGADATEEPVRLLSTLRGLSGPLLVVAHDNPDPDAIASALGLARIAESAGVSADSCYGGEIAHQENRAMVNLLDLSLRTVDEIDLDDYGGVALVDHSRAGINDSLPDGHPVDIVVDHHPPRGPVAGEFVDIRPDVGATSTLIESYLSRIGITPDRALATALLYGIRIDTKDFTRSTSIPDFEAAASLSSQADEATLERVESPSVSPETLRVIARAIERRDVRGSTVASCVGEIADRDTLAQAAERLLDLDGIAVTFVFGYMDGVIYGSARARGADLDVGELLRDALDPVGSAGGHASMAGAQVPLGILEEVSDTESLTDVVEAFVAGRFFEALDDAPSPPSGPVPGFPTD is encoded by the coding sequence ATGACCCGGCGTCTGCTGCTCGGCTGTAGCGCGGTCGGGAACAAGTTCGTCGAACGGACGCGCGACGACCGCGACGAACTCGTCGCGGTCACCGACGACAGCGGATGGGCGTCGACGCTCCGCGACCGGAACGTCGCCGTCGTCGAGGCGGATCCGACGGACCGGTCCGCGTATCCCGCCGACGCCGCGGTCGTCTTCGTCGCCGGAGACGATCCCGCGCGCAACGTCGCTGCCGCGCGCGCCGCGAGCAGCCGGTACCCCGACGCGACGATCGTCGCGTACGTCGGAGACGACCCCACGTCCGACCAGCGGGCAACCCTCGACGCGGTCGCCGACCGCGTCGTCGACCCCGTGGAGGCCATCGCCGCACGCGTCGTGGAGGCGACGGGCGCTGACGCCACGGAGGAGCCGGTCCGGTTGCTGTCCACGCTCCGCGGCCTCTCCGGCCCGCTGCTCGTGGTCGCACACGACAACCCCGACCCCGACGCCATCGCGAGCGCGCTCGGGCTGGCGCGGATAGCCGAGTCGGCCGGCGTCTCGGCCGACTCCTGTTACGGCGGCGAGATCGCCCATCAGGAGAACCGCGCGATGGTGAACTTACTCGATCTGTCGTTACGGACCGTCGACGAGATCGACCTCGACGACTACGGCGGCGTGGCCCTCGTCGACCACTCGCGCGCCGGCATCAACGACAGCCTCCCCGACGGTCACCCCGTCGACATCGTCGTCGACCACCACCCCCCGCGCGGCCCCGTCGCCGGGGAGTTCGTCGATATCCGACCCGACGTCGGCGCGACGAGCACGCTGATCGAGTCGTACCTCTCGCGGATCGGGATCACGCCCGACCGGGCGCTCGCGACCGCGCTGTTGTACGGGATCCGGATCGACACGAAAGATTTCACGCGGTCGACGTCGATCCCCGACTTCGAGGCCGCGGCGTCGCTGTCGTCGCAGGCGGATGAGGCGACGCTCGAACGCGTCGAGAGTCCGAGCGTGAGCCCGGAGACGCTCCGCGTGATCGCGCGCGCCATCGAGCGACGCGACGTTCGGGGATCGACGGTCGCCTCCTGTGTCGGCGAGATAGCCGACCGCGACACGCTCGCGCAGGCCGCGGAACGCCTCCTCGATCTCGACGGGATCGCGGTGACGTTCGTGTTCGGCTACATGGACGGCGTGATCTACGGCTCGGCGCGGGCCCGCGGCGCGGACCTCGACGTCGGCGAACTGCTCCGCGACGCGCTTGACCCCGTCGGGTCCGCCGGCGGCCACGCGAGCATGGCCGGCGCGCAGGTCCCGCTCGGCATCTTAGAGGAGGTGTCGGACACGGAGTCGTTGACCGACGTCGTCGAGGCGTTCGTCGCCGGGCGGTTCTTCGAGGCGCTCGACGATGCGCCGTCGCCACCCAGCGGACCGGTGCCGGGATTCCCGACCGACTGA
- a CDS encoding DUF302 domain-containing protein, protein MAIPFDPHEIDPEAYGETTATLSTDHESAIERVREVCVDAGFGVPVEFSPSELLNEKVDADRDPYYVLGACNPAVADRALDATDGRIGGLFPCNMVIREVEPGEQEVYHVSIMKVARLLGLPVDDEAMDGIIDDTGEMVAAVFAELDADE, encoded by the coding sequence ATGGCGATCCCCTTCGATCCGCACGAAATCGACCCCGAAGCGTACGGCGAGACGACGGCGACGCTGTCGACCGACCACGAGTCGGCGATCGAGCGCGTGCGCGAGGTGTGCGTCGACGCCGGGTTCGGCGTCCCCGTCGAGTTCTCTCCGTCCGAACTGCTGAACGAGAAGGTCGATGCCGACCGCGACCCGTACTACGTGCTCGGCGCGTGCAACCCGGCGGTTGCGGACCGCGCGCTCGACGCGACCGACGGCCGGATCGGCGGACTCTTTCCCTGTAACATGGTGATCCGTGAGGTCGAACCGGGCGAACAGGAGGTGTACCACGTCTCCATCATGAAGGTCGCTCGTCTGCTCGGACTGCCCGTCGACGACGAGGCGATGGACGGGATCATCGATGACACCGGCGAGATGGTCGCGGCCGTGTTTGCGGAACTGGACGCCGACGAGTGA
- a CDS encoding DUF5789 family protein: MSDTDEAEEAEDVEPAVELGDRVDVAGEPIARVASRLTWPATRSDVANQEGDAAIRTPDGPRDLDDVLADAEVPLFESRSEFVATVEELVGRGPVATE, translated from the coding sequence ATGAGCGACACCGACGAGGCCGAGGAGGCCGAAGATGTCGAACCGGCCGTCGAACTCGGCGATCGAGTGGACGTGGCCGGCGAGCCGATCGCGCGCGTCGCGTCCCGGCTCACGTGGCCCGCCACGCGAAGCGACGTGGCGAACCAGGAGGGCGACGCCGCGATCCGGACTCCGGACGGTCCGCGCGACCTCGACGACGTGCTCGCGGACGCCGAGGTCCCGCTGTTCGAGAGCCGGAGCGAGTTCGTCGCGACGGTCGAAGAGCTGGTGGGTCGCGGCCCGGTCGCGACGGAGTAG